DNA from Candidatus Lokiarchaeota archaeon:
TTGCGGCTAGTCTCTTGGATACCCGGCCAATATTCCATGAAGCAAAACAGAAGCTTGCATGGCAGTTGCTCGACTCTTACCTTGATTCAGCTGGCTTGGATAGAAACGAAATAATCGAGACTCATTTCCAGAAGACAGTAGCGAATACACTTAAAGAGACTTCTAGATGGCGAGAAAACAAAACTATTTGGACTCTTGCTAAGAAAATTGAATCGAATGGCATACCGAAGAAATGACCTGTACCTCATCGTTATTATGATTAATTTTGTCCACGATGATTCAGGGAGATCCTCTCAACCGCAAGAAACAGGTTATGGAATCCAATGACTCGCAAGAAACTCGTTACAGTTTGTCCTCGTGATTGCTATGATACTTGCTCACTAGAGGTAATTACTGAAAATGGCTCAATCGAATCAATCCGAGGTTATTCGGATTCCCCTCTTACTCGCGGTATTACTTGCCCCAGAGCAGCTAAAGACGCAGAGCGATTGGTCAAGAATCGAGTGCTCTATCCACATGTATCCATTTCTGATAAAGGGAAACTAAGCAAGAAACGCGTGAGCTGGAGGACGGCTTTGAAGGAAGTAAAAAATCGATTACGTGAAGTTCTAAATGACCATGGTCCCGAAGCAGTACTACTACTTGATTATCTTGGGAATACTGGTATCCTGACTTGGCATTTCCCTCGCAGGCTATGGAACGCGCTCGGTGCAACGAGGACTGATTATAGCCTTTGTGCAAAATCCGGCAATGAAGCAATCTCTCAATACTATGGCAAATCCTACGGACTCCTTCCGGAGACTCTTCTGAATTCCGATTTCCATGTTTATTGGGGTTTCAATGCTGCAGTCAGTGCTCCCCATTTTTGGAATCTTTCTCGAATTGCTCGAGAGGATGAAGATGCGCAGGTAGTGGTAATTGATCCAAGAAGAAGCAAGTCTGCACAGCATTCCGATTTGTGGCTTAGACCGAAACCCGGGAGTGATTTGGCTCTAGCTTATGGAATAGCTAATCAACTTATCGCCAAAGACTACATTGACCATCAGTTTCTTGACCAGTGGACAAATGGATACGAGCATTTTGAAACGCAAGCGGCTAGATGGGATTTAGAAAGTACTGCAGAAGCCACGGGTATTCCAACCCAGACAATCACTGAAATGGCAGCAGCTTATGGAAATGCTGACCGGAGTGCCTTGTTGCTCGGTGTCGGATTCCAGAAAGCTAGGCAAGGGGGTGAGGCTATTGGGGTTGCTTCACTTTTGCCTGCTTTAACCGGGCTTCACAGAGGCTTCTTCTACAGTAATGGCAGTGGCTTTGACATAGATACTGCTTATCTAGAGGGCATTACACTTGCAGATACGAATCCCCGAATCGTTAGCCAAGTTGATTTAAGCAAACATGTTCAAGACGGTGAATTCAAGTTCATCTTCTGCTATAGCATGAATCCAGCTCTCACAGTACCAGATCAGGCTGCCTTCCGTAGTGGTCTCGAAAGAAGCGATGTCTTTCTTGTTGTACATGAAACTCACTGGACCGAAACAACTGATTATGCTGATTTAGTACTCCCTGCTCCCACATATCTAGAAAAGAGGGACATCGTTGTTCCCTGGGCTCACAATCGAATTAGAGAATCCCCTCGTGTAGTAGAACCGCAAGGCCAAAGCAAAACCGAAATCTGGCTTATGCAGGAGATTTCTAAAGCTCTTGAAATAGAACAAGACTGGGTACATGCTGACCCTTGGAAATGTCTAGATGCTGCAACAAGTACTACTTTTGAAGATGGCACACTAGAGGACTTGATAGCTGGCGAGACACTTCACCTCAGCTACCGAAGTATGACATCATATTCCACAAAGAGTGGAAAGATAGAATTTGACAACAATCTGCCAGAATATGAACCGACCACGCATTCTACCAATCAGTTTGTTCTCCTGAATAGCGCATTGCCCCAGTATACCCATACACAGTTCCAAGAAGTGTATGGTCCAATTCCCTCCGTTGTCTATATTCACCCTCTTGATGCCTGTGAAAGAGACATTGAGCATGGTGATACCATTATTATTTCCAATTCTCAAGGTCATGTATTACTTCAAGCGAACCTTTCAATAGACATTCAAAGAGGAACAATATGGACTCCTAGAGAGGGTAAAGGCCTCAGTGGTACTCCTCTCAACGCCCTGACTTCGGGAACGCCCCAGAAGCTCGGTGGAGGCCCCATGTTCAACTCCACACTTGTCTCGGTAGAACTCTATGAAA
Protein-coding regions in this window:
- a CDS encoding molybdopterin-dependent oxidoreductase, which codes for MTRKKLVTVCPRDCYDTCSLEVITENGSIESIRGYSDSPLTRGITCPRAAKDAERLVKNRVLYPHVSISDKGKLSKKRVSWRTALKEVKNRLREVLNDHGPEAVLLLDYLGNTGILTWHFPRRLWNALGATRTDYSLCAKSGNEAISQYYGKSYGLLPETLLNSDFHVYWGFNAAVSAPHFWNLSRIAREDEDAQVVVIDPRRSKSAQHSDLWLRPKPGSDLALAYGIANQLIAKDYIDHQFLDQWTNGYEHFETQAARWDLESTAEATGIPTQTITEMAAAYGNADRSALLLGVGFQKARQGGEAIGVASLLPALTGLHRGFFYSNGSGFDIDTAYLEGITLADTNPRIVSQVDLSKHVQDGEFKFIFCYSMNPALTVPDQAAFRSGLERSDVFLVVHETHWTETTDYADLVLPAPTYLEKRDIVVPWAHNRIRESPRVVEPQGQSKTEIWLMQEISKALEIEQDWVHADPWKCLDAATSTTFEDGTLEDLIAGETLHLSYRSMTSYSTKSGKIEFDNNLPEYEPTTHSTNQFVLLNSALPQYTHTQFQEVYGPIPSVVYIHPLDACERDIEHGDTIIISNSQGHVLLQANLSIDIQRGTIWTPREGKGLSGTPLNALTSGTPQKLGGGPMFNSTLVSVELYEKC